In Syntrophales bacterium, a single window of DNA contains:
- the purB gene encoding adenylosuccinate lyase: MIARYTRDVMARIWSPENRYQKWLDIELLVCEAMAELGRIPQESLKIIKEKASFDVARIDEIEKTTKHDVIAFITCVQERVGPEGRFIHLGLTSSDILDTAFAVLLRDASDVLLKDVETLLSVLKRRALEHKSTVMMGRTHGVHAEPITFGLKMALWYKEMERNYERLKRAKDNIAVGKITGAVGTYSTVDPFVERYVCAKLGLKAESISSQIVPRDRHAEYFCVLAIIASSLDKFAQEIRLLQRTEVREAEEPFTSGQKGSSAMPHKRNPILSENISGLSRMIRSYAIAALENVPLWHERDISHSSVERVIGPDATTLLDFMLYRFTDLMDKLVVYPDNMLKNLHLTGGVIYSQLVMLKLIEKGMSREDAYVITQHHAMNAWQRHSSFKELLSSDERVRSILTEEELDSIFQPENFLHNLDYIFERVFG; encoded by the coding sequence GTGATTGCTCGATATACTAGAGATGTAATGGCCCGCATATGGAGCCCAGAAAACAGATATCAAAAATGGCTCGACATAGAGCTTCTCGTCTGTGAGGCAATGGCAGAACTGGGGCGTATTCCCCAAGAATCATTAAAAATTATAAAAGAAAAAGCATCCTTCGACGTAGCCCGCATAGACGAGATAGAAAAAACCACCAAACATGACGTTATTGCTTTCATAACGTGTGTCCAGGAAAGAGTGGGACCAGAGGGTCGTTTTATCCACCTAGGGCTTACATCATCAGATATATTGGACACAGCATTTGCGGTGCTTCTCAGGGATGCCTCAGATGTGCTTCTTAAAGATGTTGAGACCCTTCTCTCCGTACTCAAACGAAGGGCCCTTGAACATAAATCAACAGTGATGATGGGCCGAACACACGGTGTACATGCTGAACCCATCACCTTTGGACTCAAAATGGCACTCTGGTACAAAGAAATGGAGAGAAACTATGAGCGTCTGAAACGAGCCAAGGATAACATCGCTGTTGGAAAAATAACGGGTGCAGTTGGTACGTATTCTACTGTAGATCCCTTCGTTGAACGTTACGTATGCGCAAAATTGGGACTAAAAGCAGAATCCATATCATCCCAGATTGTACCCAGAGATAGGCATGCGGAATACTTCTGCGTTCTCGCCATTATAGCTTCCTCATTAGACAAATTTGCCCAGGAGATACGCCTGTTACAGAGAACCGAAGTACGGGAAGCTGAGGAACCATTCACATCAGGACAAAAAGGATCCTCAGCGATGCCCCATAAAAGAAACCCAATTCTCTCAGAAAACATCTCTGGGCTCTCAAGGATGATTAGATCTTACGCAATCGCCGCATTAGAAAATGTTCCCCTCTGGCACGAAAGAGACATCAGCCACTCCTCCGTGGAACGTGTGATAGGTCCCGACGCGACCACCCTTCTCGATTTTATGCTTTACAGATTCACAGATCTTATGGATAAGCTTGTAGTATATCCCGATAACATGTTAAAAAATCTACATTTAACGGGTGGTGTAATCTACTCCCAGTTGGTTATGCTCAAACTCATCGAAAAAGGTATGAGTAGGGAAGACGCGTATGTAATCACGCAGCATCATGCCATGAACGCATGGCAGAGACATAGTTCGTTTAAAGAACTACTCTCTAGCGATGAAAGAGTTAGGTCTATCTTAACAGAAGAGGAGCTTGATTCCATTTTCCAGCCGGAGAATTTTCTACATAACCTTGACTACATTTTCGAGCGTGTCTTTGGTTAA
- a CDS encoding YdcF family protein produces the protein MDLLFLAKKVITPLFYPLTLSLLFILFGMIFLFRKKPRRVGRFFLVVGFLILLLAGYFPLTNYLLDSLERRYPPIVEMRPDMARRIQYIVVLGGGVITDLSIPPSSRLSRDSLARLCEGIRLHRLLPGSKLVLSGGGVYQMEPEATVMARVAYALGVSKEAVIEERLSKDTDDQAREIKKIVGDGPFILVTSALHMPRSMLIFRKAGLSPVAAPTNYLSKHPERFIPRHFYPDPDSLEAAEKAIHEHLGILWIRVRMVTGF, from the coding sequence ATGGATCTCCTTTTTCTTGCAAAGAAGGTGATTACTCCTCTATTTTATCCGCTTACATTGTCTTTATTGTTTATACTTTTTGGAATGATCTTTCTGTTTCGTAAGAAGCCTCGCAGGGTGGGGCGATTCTTTCTTGTTGTTGGCTTTTTAATTCTTCTCTTAGCTGGTTATTTCCCCTTAACGAATTACCTTTTGGACAGCCTTGAAAGGAGGTATCCACCTATTGTGGAAATGAGACCGGATATGGCAAGGAGGATTCAATACATTGTTGTTCTGGGTGGTGGGGTCATAACGGATCTGTCAATTCCACCTAGCAGTCGTCTTTCTCGGGATTCTCTAGCACGGCTCTGTGAGGGTATACGGTTACACCGATTGCTTCCTGGGAGTAAGCTTGTACTTTCAGGGGGTGGTGTTTATCAAATGGAACCGGAAGCGACGGTAATGGCCCGTGTGGCTTATGCTCTGGGTGTAAGTAAAGAGGCGGTTATCGAAGAAAGACTATCTAAAGATACGGACGATCAGGCAAGGGAGATTAAGAAGATTGTGGGGGATGGTCCCTTCATTTTGGTAACCTCCGCATTGCACATGCCAAGAAGCATGCTCATTTTCAGGAAAGCAGGGTTATCACCAGTCGCTGCTCCTACCAATTACCTTTCTAAACATCCTGAAAGATTTATTCCTCGCCATTTCTATCCGGACCCTGATTCTTTGGAAGCTGCAGAAAAAGCTATCCATGAGCATCTAGGTATCCTATGGATAAGGGTACGTATGGTGACAGGGTTTTAA